One stretch of Pedobacter riviphilus DNA includes these proteins:
- a CDS encoding RagB/SusD family nutrient uptake outer membrane protein — protein MKKIKTYKTAIYTGVMFLLVGATSCKKEFLQVTPTQQINAKDAFSSGAKIQAAMTGIYDLTTFSGYTNNMILSADVKGNDVMVVSGAGNYNRFVAQYQFVETVNNGDAYAWWQYSYKVISNANQFVVNIPEAPISDALKTEYLAEARALRAYTYFWLVRWFAQPYAVNPEALGVPILRKPLGPDETSPARDKVKDVYAFIIDDLKYAETNLPTTGRTSIYRMSVPTIQGMLARVYLNMGNWAEASRYAKLARAAKPLSTAAALLTGFNNPTSEWIYAINVRTDDNQGFLAVSSFYDPYDSGYSSFRVTDDFFNSFAANDERKKQFLVKNSPTAAASTGAYRRRGEGYLINKFDFTTTPANNQVLIRSSEMYLIEAEAEARLGNEPAAKQALLAIQQRAGVATVVSANTGNALIEEILLERNKELYGEGHKFFDLLRTKKGVDRTGSTVHWKILNFPSGDNRLVSPIPQLELDANPVLKPQQNPGY, from the coding sequence ATGAAAAAGATAAAAACATATAAAACCGCCATATATACCGGAGTAATGTTTCTTCTTGTTGGGGCAACATCCTGCAAGAAAGAGTTTTTACAGGTAACCCCAACACAACAAATAAATGCTAAAGATGCTTTTTCGTCAGGAGCAAAAATACAGGCAGCCATGACTGGTATTTACGATCTTACTACCTTTTCGGGTTATACTAATAATATGATATTAAGTGCCGATGTTAAGGGTAACGATGTAATGGTTGTAAGCGGTGCCGGAAACTATAACCGTTTTGTAGCACAATATCAGTTTGTAGAAACAGTAAACAACGGCGATGCCTATGCCTGGTGGCAATACAGTTATAAAGTGATTTCAAATGCAAACCAGTTTGTGGTGAACATTCCGGAGGCGCCTATCAGCGATGCCTTAAAAACAGAATATCTGGCCGAAGCGCGAGCGTTAAGAGCTTACACGTATTTCTGGTTAGTACGTTGGTTTGCACAGCCTTATGCTGTAAATCCTGAAGCGCTTGGTGTACCTATTTTAAGAAAACCTTTAGGGCCAGATGAAACATCACCTGCCAGGGATAAAGTAAAAGATGTGTATGCTTTTATTATTGATGATTTGAAATATGCGGAAACAAACTTACCAACAACAGGCAGAACCAGTATTTATAGAATGAGTGTTCCTACTATACAAGGTATGTTAGCTCGTGTTTATTTAAACATGGGCAATTGGGCCGAAGCTAGCCGCTACGCTAAGTTAGCACGTGCAGCAAAGCCATTAAGTACAGCCGCCGCATTGTTAACAGGCTTTAATAACCCAACCTCTGAGTGGATTTACGCCATTAATGTAAGAACAGATGATAACCAGGGTTTCCTTGCAGTATCATCATTTTACGACCCTTACGATTCAGGTTACTCAAGCTTTAGGGTTACTGATGATTTCTTTAATTCTTTTGCCGCAAACGATGAGCGTAAAAAACAGTTCCTGGTTAAAAACAGTCCAACTGCTGCTGCCAGTACCGGCGCTTACAGAAGAAGAGGAGAGGGATATCTGATCAATAAGTTCGACTTTACAACTACGCCTGCTAATAATCAGGTGCTAATTCGCTCTTCAGAGATGTATTTAATTGAGGCAGAAGCAGAAGCAAGATTGGGTAATGAACCAGCAGCTAAACAAGCTTTATTGGCTATACAGCAACGCGCTGGTGTAGCTACTGTTGTTTCAGCAAACACAGGTAATGCTTTAATTGAAGAAATACTGTTGGAGCGTAATAAAGAGTTGTATGGCGAAGGACATAAGTTTTTCGATTTGTTACGTACTAAAAAAGGTGTGGACAGAACCGGTTCTACAGTACACTGGAAAATCTTAAACTTCCCATCTGGTGATAATAGGTTGGTTTCTCCGATTCCTCAGTTAGAACTGGATGCCAATCCGGTATTAAAACCTCAGCAAAACCCGGGTTATTAA
- a CDS encoding nuclear transport factor 2 family protein: protein MRLKALVILLLGITITNNVFAAEKPTASHKSVINYYMDSYMNSDYKKLKAVLSEDAVFTSNRDVRVIKHKASDVLSQMKKNEGVIQRDCSISSTIVSETDALVIARVDINYELFDGAQQNFVIIEKDKEGEWKITQVYKVFISNDSEAKKLVSN from the coding sequence ATGAGACTAAAAGCTTTGGTGATTTTATTACTAGGTATTACAATCACAAATAATGTTTTTGCAGCTGAAAAACCAACTGCAAGCCATAAATCGGTTATCAATTATTATATGGATAGTTACATGAATTCTGATTATAAAAAGTTAAAAGCGGTTTTAAGCGAAGATGCTGTTTTTACTTCGAATAGAGATGTAAGGGTAATTAAACATAAAGCAAGTGATGTATTAAGCCAGATGAAGAAAAATGAAGGCGTAATTCAGCGCGATTGCAGCATCAGTTCTACAATTGTTTCTGAAACCGATGCCCTGGTAATTGCACGTGTAGATATTAATTACGAATTATTTGATGGTGCACAACAAAACTTTGTGATCATCGAGAAAGATAAAGAAGGCGAATGGAAAATTACGCAGGTATACAAAGTCTTTATCAGCAACGATAGTGAGGCTAAAAAACTCGTTTCAAATTAA
- a CDS encoding DUF2911 domain-containing protein, whose amino-acid sequence MKNIFIVVFALLCFGAKAQQAPTAEVKFPVADPSPADIVYFPLNAPKAKAGDPTKPVIKIVYSRPQKKGRDIFGVLEQYGNVWRFGANESTEVRFFKKVSIGGKKIKAGAYSIFAIPNKDTWTIIVNSETDKWGAFTYNQAKDIVRVNVPVKTLAKPIEYFSLTFTEIIGGANLVIGWDRTQVELPINF is encoded by the coding sequence ATGAAAAATATCTTCATTGTTGTTTTCGCTCTTCTTTGTTTTGGCGCAAAGGCCCAACAAGCCCCTACCGCCGAAGTAAAATTTCCTGTTGCAGACCCAAGCCCTGCAGATATTGTTTATTTTCCACTTAATGCCCCAAAGGCAAAGGCTGGAGACCCAACAAAACCGGTTATAAAGATTGTTTATTCGCGCCCACAGAAAAAAGGGCGTGATATTTTTGGCGTTTTAGAACAGTATGGAAATGTTTGGCGTTTTGGTGCTAACGAAAGTACAGAGGTTCGTTTCTTCAAAAAAGTAAGCATTGGCGGTAAAAAAATCAAAGCAGGTGCTTATAGCATATTTGCCATTCCAAATAAAGACACCTGGACGATTATTGTAAATAGCGAAACCGATAAATGGGGTGCTTTTACCTACAATCAGGCTAAAGATATTGTTCGTGTAAATGTTCCGGTTAAAACCCTGGCTAAACCGATCGAGTATTTCTCCTTAACCTTTACAGAGATTATTGGAGGTGCTAATCTGGTTATCGGGTGGGACAGAACGCAGGTAGAATTACCAATTAACTTTTAA
- a CDS encoding glycoside hydrolase family 9 protein, which translates to MKNKFFTVATFALALWLLCSFIGTTRRDHQSWIRINLLGYPTESIKVAVWASKTNEIPAQFEIVEKETNKIVYTSTNIKSFGHYGPFKQTARLNFSDFKKQGRFYIRANGTTSPLLLINDDVYKGAADFCLQYMRQQRSGFNPYLKDSCHTHDGFVLYGAKAGLKDSMHFDASGGWHDASDYLQYSTTSANATYHLLMAYRDFPQVFGDKQQANGLTGKNGRADILDEAKWGLDWLLKMHPQKNMMFNQLADDRDHISMRIPKEDSQYGKGFERPLYFITGEPQQRGKFMNNTTGTSSTAAKFTSAFNLGSVLFKERDRTYAQMLTKKAKTAYKFALRKPGVTQTASVKSPYIYAEDNWVDDMELAETSFNFGREKVDQKKITLALNYAQQESVTPWLQKDTAAHYQYYPFINLGHYEIARQDLKDKTAISYYQKGIKQVWNRAQNNAFYRGIPFIWCSNNLTVSFAMQCNWYAALSGDKTYAELEQANFDWLFGGNPWGTSMVYGLPQWGDTPTDPHSAFTHLKNYPINGGLVDGPVYTNIYKGLIGIKLNEADEYADFQSDLAVYHDDYGDYSTNEPTMDGTASLIYLLAAKEAQAKALPNHKTYSLGANIRGDSTQKKIYLVFTGDEYADGGEKISKVLAQEKVKASFFLTGNFYRNPNFHSLIKKLKNDGHYLGPHSDKHLLYCDWNKRDSLLVTKTDFEKDLNNNYQAMAGFGINKETASYFLPPYEWYNQTIANCTNALGLQLINFTPGTRSNADYTYPEMGKSYRSSDEIYRSIITFNETKPSGLNGFILLLHIGTDARRTDKFYNRLAELISYLKKADYKLARIDN; encoded by the coding sequence ATGAAAAATAAGTTCTTTACAGTGGCAACTTTTGCCCTTGCCCTATGGCTCCTATGTTCATTTATCGGCACAACAAGAAGAGACCATCAGAGCTGGATCAGGATTAATCTGCTCGGCTACCCTACCGAAAGTATTAAAGTTGCAGTATGGGCGAGTAAAACAAATGAAATACCTGCCCAATTTGAAATTGTAGAGAAAGAGACCAATAAAATTGTTTATACCTCAACTAATATTAAAAGTTTTGGGCATTATGGCCCTTTTAAGCAAACAGCCAGGTTAAACTTTAGCGATTTTAAAAAACAGGGGCGTTTTTATATCCGGGCAAATGGCACTACTTCGCCCCTGCTACTGATCAATGATGATGTATATAAAGGTGCGGCAGATTTCTGCTTGCAGTATATGCGCCAGCAACGAAGCGGCTTTAACCCCTACCTTAAAGACAGTTGCCATACCCACGATGGCTTTGTATTATATGGTGCAAAAGCAGGCCTTAAAGACAGTATGCATTTTGATGCTTCTGGTGGGTGGCACGATGCAAGTGATTATTTGCAATATTCAACAACATCTGCTAATGCTACTTATCATTTATTAATGGCCTACCGCGATTTCCCACAGGTTTTTGGCGATAAGCAACAGGCAAATGGTTTAACCGGAAAAAACGGCAGGGCCGATATTTTGGATGAAGCAAAGTGGGGTTTAGATTGGCTACTGAAAATGCATCCGCAAAAGAACATGATGTTTAACCAATTGGCTGATGACCGTGATCACATTAGCATGCGAATACCAAAAGAAGACAGCCAATATGGTAAAGGGTTTGAGCGCCCGCTTTATTTTATTACCGGAGAACCGCAGCAGCGTGGTAAATTTATGAACAACACCACAGGAACCAGCTCTACCGCTGCTAAATTTACCAGTGCTTTTAATCTAGGTTCTGTTTTATTTAAAGAGCGTGATCGGACTTATGCACAAATGCTTACTAAAAAAGCCAAAACGGCATATAAATTCGCGTTACGAAAACCTGGTGTAACACAAACGGCTTCTGTAAAATCGCCATACATTTATGCTGAAGACAATTGGGTTGACGATATGGAACTGGCAGAAACATCATTCAATTTTGGAAGAGAAAAGGTCGATCAAAAGAAAATAACGCTGGCCTTAAACTATGCTCAGCAAGAAAGTGTCACGCCTTGGCTACAAAAAGACACCGCAGCGCACTATCAATATTATCCTTTCATCAACCTTGGTCACTACGAAATTGCCAGACAAGATTTAAAGGACAAAACAGCCATCAGCTATTATCAAAAGGGAATTAAGCAAGTTTGGAACCGTGCACAAAACAACGCCTTTTACCGTGGTATTCCTTTTATCTGGTGTAGTAACAATTTAACTGTTTCCTTTGCTATGCAATGCAACTGGTATGCCGCCTTAAGTGGCGATAAAACCTACGCTGAGCTTGAACAGGCTAATTTCGATTGGCTTTTTGGCGGTAATCCTTGGGGAACGAGTATGGTTTATGGTCTGCCTCAATGGGGAGATACCCCAACCGATCCGCATTCGGCTTTTACCCATTTAAAGAATTATCCAATAAATGGCGGACTGGTTGACGGACCAGTTTACACCAATATTTATAAAGGCTTGATTGGGATCAAATTAAATGAAGCTGATGAATATGCCGACTTTCAGAGCGACCTGGCCGTTTACCACGATGATTATGGCGATTATAGTACCAATGAACCTACAATGGACGGAACAGCCTCTCTTATTTATTTATTAGCGGCCAAAGAAGCACAGGCTAAAGCCTTACCCAACCATAAAACTTATAGCTTGGGTGCGAACATTCGGGGCGATTCTACTCAAAAGAAAATCTATCTGGTTTTTACAGGTGATGAATATGCTGATGGCGGCGAGAAAATAAGCAAGGTGCTGGCACAGGAGAAAGTTAAAGCATCTTTTTTTCTTACCGGAAATTTTTATCGGAACCCTAACTTCCATTCATTGATTAAAAAACTAAAAAATGACGGGCATTACCTAGGCCCGCATTCTGACAAACATTTATTGTACTGCGATTGGAATAAACGCGACAGTCTTCTGGTTACAAAAACTGATTTCGAAAAAGATTTAAATAATAACTATCAGGCCATGGCAGGTTTTGGGATTAACAAAGAAACGGCGAGCTATTTTTTACCTCCTTACGAATGGTATAACCAAACCATCGCCAACTGTACCAATGCGCTGGGCTTACAATTAATCAACTTCACTCCCGGCACACGATCAAACGCTGATTATACCTATCCCGAAATGGGAAAAAGTTATCGATCGAGCGATGAAATATATCGATCGATTATTACCTTTAATGAAACAAAGCCCAGTGGTTTAAATGGTTTTATCTTATTGCTGCACATTGGTACAGATGCCAGAAGAACTGATAAATTTTATAACAGGTTGGCAGAATTGATTAGCTATCTGAAAAAGGCTGATTATAAATTGGCTAGAATTGATAATTAA
- a CDS encoding TetR/AcrR family transcriptional regulator — MKTEKVDKKQAILAAAEKLFCETGYEGTSTRQIAKESGANMAMINYYFGSKEGVFVEIMNERIAGFASQLKIINEDKISALEKLHKVIEGYVNRIMSNTAFHKMMHRELSLTQRPEMYDKIKDAMSQNMQLIDRIIAGGIEDGSFNKVDVRMVIATIMGTITNIVIAPHKVMSCANFDLNNPKDKKIIKERAIAHLQDLTTVYLTTKR, encoded by the coding sequence ATGAAAACAGAAAAAGTAGATAAAAAACAAGCCATTCTCGCTGCAGCTGAAAAGTTGTTTTGCGAAACGGGTTATGAGGGTACTTCTACCCGGCAGATTGCTAAAGAATCTGGGGCGAACATGGCGATGATAAATTATTATTTCGGTTCGAAAGAAGGTGTTTTTGTAGAGATCATGAACGAGCGGATTGCAGGTTTTGCATCTCAGCTCAAAATCATCAATGAAGATAAGATTTCGGCGTTGGAAAAATTGCACAAAGTTATAGAAGGCTATGTAAATAGGATTATGAGTAACACTGCATTTCATAAAATGATGCACCGTGAACTGTCTTTAACCCAAAGGCCCGAAATGTACGATAAGATTAAGGACGCCATGAGCCAGAACATGCAGCTTATCGACCGGATTATTGCAGGCGGTATTGAAGACGGCAGTTTTAATAAGGTAGATGTGCGGATGGTAATTGCGACTATTATGGGTACCATAACCAATATTGTTATTGCACCACATAAGGTAATGTCGTGCGCTAATTTCGACCTGAACAATCCGAAGGATAAAAAAATTATTAAAGAGCGGGCAATAGCTCACTTACAAGATTTAACAACAGTTTATTTAACGACAAAAAGATGA
- a CDS encoding TolC family protein — translation MIPKSIRLMLVASLIPAALFAQSSKELNINQAIELGIANSKNLKLSQNKIDQAAAQLAVVKDNALPTASASFMYNHAEIPTTTFALPGSESSFHLPKRADAFVGTAAVQELVYGGGKLKYAKESTKLLAEVAHLDADKNKEEITYAVINTYYALYKVLQSRKVVDQNLESIAAQIKQAQRFFEQGIVTKNDVLRFQLQQANVTLTQMDIESNRKVINYNLDILLGLPEDTEVKIVDPTIGLKTPGSLNEYIGLAMANRQELKQLDVQNKVADFNIKTIKANTLPTVGVGANLYYINPSGNFIPPTNQYLMPITLGATVSWNFGNLWTNKNKVSEAKIQQSAIIIQKDILSDQVKTDINKNFQGYQVAMNKIQVLETSIAQATENDKLLASKYKNNVASVTDRIDAETLLYQAKINLEIAKADAGLAYYTLLKSTGKITQ, via the coding sequence ATGATACCCAAATCGATTAGATTAATGCTAGTGGCATCATTAATTCCTGCAGCTTTATTTGCGCAGAGCAGTAAGGAATTAAATATTAACCAGGCAATAGAACTTGGCATAGCCAATAGTAAAAACTTAAAACTTTCTCAAAACAAAATTGATCAGGCTGCTGCACAGCTCGCAGTTGTAAAAGACAATGCATTGCCAACCGCAAGTGCAAGTTTTATGTACAACCATGCTGAAATACCAACCACTACCTTTGCTTTGCCGGGTAGTGAGTCATCTTTTCACCTGCCTAAAAGAGCCGATGCTTTTGTAGGTACAGCAGCGGTACAAGAACTTGTTTACGGAGGCGGTAAATTAAAATATGCAAAAGAATCTACCAAATTATTGGCCGAGGTTGCACATTTAGATGCCGATAAAAACAAAGAAGAAATTACGTATGCAGTAATCAATACCTATTATGCTTTATACAAGGTTTTACAGAGCAGAAAAGTGGTTGATCAGAATTTAGAATCGATCGCTGCTCAGATTAAACAGGCACAACGTTTCTTCGAACAGGGTATTGTAACCAAAAACGATGTACTGCGTTTCCAGTTGCAGCAGGCAAATGTTACGCTAACGCAAATGGATATTGAAAGTAACCGCAAAGTGATCAACTATAATTTAGATATTCTTTTGGGTTTACCGGAAGATACCGAAGTTAAAATTGTTGATCCAACCATTGGCTTAAAAACACCAGGTTCGTTAAACGAATATATTGGGCTGGCAATGGCCAACCGCCAGGAATTAAAACAACTTGATGTGCAGAACAAAGTTGCCGATTTTAACATTAAAACCATCAAAGCAAATACGTTGCCTACCGTTGGTGTTGGTGCAAACTTATATTACATTAACCCAAGTGGCAATTTTATTCCGCCAACAAATCAATATTTAATGCCTATTACATTAGGGGCAACAGTTTCCTGGAATTTCGGCAACCTTTGGACAAACAAGAACAAGGTAAGCGAAGCGAAAATTCAGCAAAGTGCAATTATCATTCAGAAAGATATATTATCTGATCAGGTAAAAACAGATATAAACAAAAACTTTCAAGGTTATCAAGTGGCCATGAACAAGATTCAGGTTTTGGAAACTTCAATTGCACAAGCTACTGAAAATGATAAATTGTTGGCATCTAAATACAAAAACAATGTGGCTTCTGTTACCGATCGTATTGATGCAGAAACTTTATTGTACCAGGCAAAAATAAACTTAGAGATAGCTAAGGCAGACGCAGGTTTGGCTTACTATACACTATTAAAATCAACAGGAAAAATAACGCAATAA
- a CDS encoding HlyD family secretion protein — translation MTTEKKKKNLVVPIILGVLLVIGVIFGITEWNYYSKHVDTDDAQIDGDISPVVARVGGYVKDINFEENTHVTEGQILVKLDDNDYKVKLEQAQSGQKGASAGVGVAQSQIVATQANTGTAKANVDAAKSNVEAANVKLNLAQKDYNRYENLVKDGSITQQAFDQAKASKESAEAARQSALAAYRAAQDQYNAAVKQVGTTQSQLAVSSNVISQRQSDIDFAKLQLSYTDIKAPASGIVSKKNVQKGQLVQAGQSLFSIVNDGSIYVTANFKETQLEKIKEGSKVEIEVDAYPDEKIEGEVYNFSPITGAKGSLLPPDNATGNFVKVVQRVPVKIKIHPSKELLAKLRPGMSVKASVSTK, via the coding sequence ATGACAACTGAAAAGAAAAAAAAGAACTTAGTAGTACCCATCATTTTAGGTGTTTTACTAGTAATAGGTGTAATCTTCGGGATTACAGAATGGAATTATTATAGCAAACACGTAGATACGGATGATGCGCAGATTGATGGGGATATCAGTCCTGTTGTTGCCCGTGTTGGTGGTTATGTAAAGGATATCAATTTTGAAGAAAATACTCACGTAACTGAAGGACAGATTTTAGTGAAACTTGATGACAATGATTATAAAGTTAAATTAGAGCAGGCACAATCTGGTCAGAAAGGCGCAAGCGCAGGTGTTGGCGTGGCACAATCTCAAATTGTGGCTACCCAAGCCAATACCGGTACTGCAAAAGCGAACGTTGATGCAGCAAAATCAAATGTTGAAGCTGCAAATGTTAAATTAAATTTAGCGCAGAAAGATTACAATCGTTACGAAAACTTGGTGAAAGATGGTTCAATTACACAACAAGCTTTCGATCAGGCTAAGGCGAGTAAGGAATCTGCAGAAGCAGCCAGGCAATCTGCTCTGGCAGCATATCGTGCAGCACAAGATCAATATAATGCTGCGGTTAAACAAGTTGGTACTACACAATCACAGTTAGCGGTGAGCAGCAATGTAATCAGTCAACGCCAAAGTGATATCGATTTTGCAAAACTTCAGTTATCCTATACCGATATTAAAGCACCTGCAAGTGGTATCGTTTCTAAAAAGAATGTTCAAAAAGGACAGTTGGTTCAGGCAGGCCAATCTTTATTCTCTATCGTGAACGATGGAAGCATTTATGTAACGGCAAACTTTAAAGAAACCCAATTGGAGAAAATTAAAGAAGGTTCTAAAGTAGAAATCGAGGTTGATGCTTATCCAGACGAAAAAATTGAAGGTGAAGTGTATAATTTCTCTCCAATTACTGGTGCAAAAGGATCTTTATTGCCTCCTGATAACGCTACCGGTAACTTCGTTAAAGTTGTTCAGCGTGTACCAGTTAAAATCAAAATCCATCCATCAAAAGAACTGTTGGCTAAGTTACGCCCAGGAATGAGCGTTAAAGCTTCAGTATCTACTAAATAA
- a CDS encoding DHA2 family efflux MFS transporter permease subunit: MAEVGLKKWIITFTVITASLLELIDTTIVNVAIPQIQGNLGATLEDVAWLSTGYAVANVIVLPMSGWLGNRFGRKNYFLTSIIVFTLVSFLCGNATSLGELVLFRIIQGLAGGGLISTAQAILIETWPREDVGIATALFGLGAVVGPTVGPTIGGYILDVSSWPWIFYVNIPVGIVAAYCTYTFVRATPKEGQGQPVDWWGIALLAVAVGSLQTVLEKGESEDWFATPYITALAVASVFGLLLFIWREMSTDHPIVNFKIMRHRSFAVGMFTSFVLGFGLYGSVFVFPVFCQNLLGFSALQTGELLFPGGLCTIVMMPFIGIMLKKGIPAQFMATFGMIAFFIFCWMLSNSTLQSGTGDFFLPLVIRGVGMALLFVPLTTLAIQDLKGPEIGQGSGLNNMMRQLGGSFGIAALTTLIHIRSGFHRSVLLSNVNDYNQPFVDRFNGLIKGFMAKGQTLFDAKIMAAKAMEGIVTRQTMLLTYDDAYWVAGLIMLFSIPLLYLQKFKKNANIPADVH; this comes from the coding sequence ATGGCCGAAGTAGGTTTAAAAAAGTGGATTATTACGTTTACGGTAATCACAGCTTCATTGTTGGAGCTGATTGATACAACTATCGTAAACGTGGCAATACCACAAATACAGGGGAACCTGGGCGCCACCTTGGAGGATGTGGCCTGGCTTTCTACCGGCTATGCGGTAGCAAACGTTATCGTGTTGCCAATGTCGGGCTGGTTGGGTAACCGGTTCGGCAGGAAAAATTATTTTCTTACCTCCATTATTGTTTTTACACTTGTTTCCTTCTTGTGCGGAAATGCCACCTCATTAGGCGAACTGGTTCTTTTCAGGATTATCCAGGGCTTGGCTGGTGGTGGTTTAATCTCAACTGCACAGGCAATTTTAATTGAAACCTGGCCACGTGAAGATGTGGGTATCGCTACAGCTCTTTTTGGTTTGGGTGCGGTAGTAGGGCCAACTGTTGGGCCAACTATTGGCGGGTACATCCTGGATGTGAGTTCATGGCCGTGGATTTTTTATGTGAACATTCCCGTCGGAATAGTCGCGGCCTACTGTACATACACCTTTGTGCGGGCCACTCCGAAAGAAGGGCAGGGTCAACCTGTCGATTGGTGGGGCATTGCATTATTAGCTGTTGCAGTAGGTAGTTTGCAAACGGTATTGGAAAAAGGAGAGAGCGAAGATTGGTTTGCTACCCCATACATTACAGCTTTGGCGGTTGCATCGGTATTCGGATTATTGCTTTTCATCTGGAGAGAAATGAGTACCGACCACCCGATCGTAAACTTTAAAATTATGCGTCACCGGAGTTTTGCGGTGGGGATGTTTACTTCCTTTGTGCTAGGATTTGGTTTGTACGGTTCGGTATTTGTATTCCCTGTATTCTGTCAGAACCTGTTGGGCTTTTCGGCCCTGCAAACAGGAGAACTACTTTTTCCAGGAGGATTGTGTACCATTGTAATGATGCCTTTTATTGGTATTATGCTTAAAAAAGGTATCCCTGCGCAGTTTATGGCTACTTTTGGTATGATCGCATTCTTTATTTTCTGTTGGATGCTGAGCAACTCCACCCTGCAATCGGGCACAGGCGATTTCTTCCTGCCTTTGGTAATCCGTGGTGTAGGTATGGCGCTTTTATTCGTGCCGCTAACTACTCTGGCTATACAGGATCTGAAAGGACCAGAAATTGGTCAGGGCTCAGGTTTGAACAATATGATGCGCCAATTGGGCGGCTCATTTGGTATTGCAGCTTTAACTACTTTAATTCATATCCGTTCGGGCTTCCACAGGAGTGTTTTATTGTCAAATGTGAACGATTATAATCAGCCATTTGTTGACCGTTTTAACGGTTTGATCAAAGGATTTATGGCAAAAGGACAAACTTTGTTTGATGCCAAAATTATGGCGGCGAAAGCGATGGAAGGAATTGTAACCAGACAAACGATGTTACTTACATATGATGATGCATATTGGGTAGCAGGGTTAATTATGTTGTTCTCAATTCCGTTACTTTATCTGCAAAAGTTTAAGAAAAACGCAAACATTCCTGCAGATGTGCACTAA